The sequence ccCCCATGTTCTAATTAACAGATTAATTGTTTCGTATTACAAGAGTAACAATTTAACAAAAAGTGCAACCGTAGTTACAATCGTCACAATCCAAAGCaacataaagaaattaaaaggaTTTTGATGATGAAATGGAAAAATATTGCTGATATAATGGTCTACTTCTTCACATCCATCATGCAATGCATACAGATATTGATCGACTTACAAATCATGGTATACACTTTCGTTTACTAGCTGAAGCTTTATGCCTGTCCAGTGGAGATCATGTTTACTCAAATACTGTAGTGGGTAAATTCAAGACTGACTCTTCAAAAGTAAAATGGACCACTCCATAGGTGATTTTCACTATAGAGGAAAAATTTACAATCATTCTTTACTCACAAAACCTTTGTAGACTAGACTTGACTCATAACCAAGCAAGCaatccttttgcattttatgcTGGGATTAAATATAAAGTTTTTCTGTACCCTTTTACTTTGCTTGTTCATTAAAAAAGGTATCTTGATTAGTAATGACCTAAATGGTCATTTTGGGACGATCTTGAGCCAATTATGATTTTCTCAATCaaaggaatgaaaaatatattaaactcaACCTTGTAGGaactttatttttactttatttctttttacttatGTTGTTAACTTGGTGAAGGTCAAGtatgtcttctctctctctttgattgcCCTTAAATATTTGGAAGGACATTCTTTTCTGAGTAATTCTGATCTGTCCTTTGACACTAGTTTACATACAAACACTTGTAATTGTTTTTGTAGCCAATTTGCTAtttcatcaaaagaaaaaagccaaaaaaaaaaaaaaaaaacaaacaaaaaaacaaaaatagcatCACCTCATAAGAAAGCACATTTAGGCAATTTTTTATGCCCAGTTGTGCTTTTGCTTGCTAAGCTTAACTTCTTTTTGTGCTTTCAGAAAGAGTATGACAGAATATGATCCGCGTCTTGTGGCTCCAACCTGCTTGTACCTGGCATCAAAAGCAGAAGAAAGCACAGTGCAGGCCAGGCTTCTTGtattttaccttaaaaaattatgtaattacTTGATACTAGACTGATTGTATGAATTTCCGCCAAATTCAATTGTTGTCATTCTACGTTAGTGTGTGAAGTGCTTAGAACATACCTTTCTTGTTTTACAGATGCTGATGAAAAGTATAGGTATGATAGATATGAAATCAAAGACATCCTTGAAATGGAAATGAAGATTTTAGAAGCACTCAACTATTATTTAGTTGTATTCCATCCTTATCGAGCATTGTCTCAGTAAGTATTTCATCCTTTATATCATCTACCTTAAGTATCTTCTGGTTGGTTATAAAATATTTGGTGGTTCTCTTTGATGAattaattgtataaatttgaaCTGTTAAATGATTAGGGTGAGCTCCATCAGGGTTTATTTAACTCTTGTAAATACAGTTGACTCAACTTGATGAATTACTTGATTGAGAGATAACATCATGAAAATTCCATTACTTACTTCCCGCTggtaaaattttccttttttttttcttaccacaTATCGTTTTGTGGTTGGATTTTAACGTATAGTATCATATATGATGCTTGTGGGTGTGGCCAAAGTTGATTTGATTTATATTTGTAAATGCATATCTTGAATTAAATATTTAGGGTGAATGCTATTGCAGTTAGTCTTCATATGAATAACTTCTTTTAATATCCAACTTTTAGATGACACTATAGCTGAATTAGGTACATAAGTATGTTACCATATTGTACTTGACGTAATAATGAAATGGATATGACTAATAGTGGCTGGTACCTATCTTTAGGAGTTGCATGTTTGCATTCGCTTTCTCCTCTTCAAATATAATCATACAATTCTGGAATTGCAAACTCACATTATTTAATCATGAGCTACCTTAGGTTACCtgtctaaaaaagaaaaggctcaTTGGTTCTAGTTATGCTAATAATCATCTCTGTGCATGATGTTTAGACAAATTAATCCTTTTTGAAATGCTGGTTATATGATCTTGTCAATCAAATATCTTCCTCAGTTTAAAtggttctttattttctttcttccccccccttcttttttctttgacaGGTTGCTTCAGGATGCAAACCTGAATGATATAAGTATGACTCAATTAACTTGGTAAGCGTGCAATCCCCAGCATAGTCAATTTTGTGTGGCTGCTGCCAGCACACATCACCATGCTTCtcaaattctttgttcttgttcttttcagtaaaaaaatatagcttttaTATTCGTTGATAActaattatattctttttatggtccttttccaattttctatttaatttacAAGCCTTTTCTCTACGTGTGATGCAAAGTGAGTAGAAGTTGAAATGGGATTCTTAGTTTTCACAAAAACCACAGCAAATTAAAATAAGGCTTTTGTTAACTGGTGCCATAAGGGCACAAGTTAAGGCGCTTTTAATGcttaattaaatgatttttttatacatttttcaaaaaataaagtcaaactgTGCTCACATATCAAGAAAAATTACCTACAACCACAATGAATTTGTGGTTGCAAACCAATAAATTTCTTGACAAGCGTATTTTTCTTTTCGAAAAAATGTGTATTACAATTCATAATTGAATTTTCATCATTCCTTTTAAACTGTGCCCTTAGGCTTAAAGGCACTAGTTAACAAGACCCAATGAAGCTTGagttaaaaatactatttattattattttaaaatctcAAAGGAGCCTTCATGatttagaaaaaagaagttGTTATTGCTGTCAACATTGCATCACCAAGGATAGGCCGACAGTTTATTAGTTTTGTTGATACTGTACATTTTTATATCTACATCCTCCTCTTGCTATACTCTTGGCATGTCATTCTGTGTGCCAGCCATCAATTCTGTAAAGCACAGTTGCTCTTGTTTGTTTTACAACATCGTTTAGCCTCAGTTGATGTTCAATTGGTTGGCTTTTCCTGGTATTTTTAAAGGAGACAtctaaggttcaaatcccccccaCCTCCAACTAtcgaaatataaaaataaaaaagttgatgTTCAAGAACATAAACATGATGTAGCATTGCTTTTTTGAGACATGCAGGGGACTATTGAATGACACCTACAAGATGGACCTTATTCTTGTACATGCTCCACATCTGATAGCTTTAGCTTGCATTTACATTGCTAGTGTACTAAGGGAGAAGGATACCACTGCATGGTTTGAAGAACTTCGTGTTGATATGAATGTGGTAAATTTTCTTCTCATGAGGTTTTCCGTGGCCTCTTATTCTGGCAATCTCTTTGTGAATGCTTTTACCAGAAATATatcattattttctattcaatgCGACTCTCATCTTGGTATGTCATATGTTGTTGAAAGCATTGGTTTGATCTAAGATCATGTTTGACACATAAGTCTCAATCATAGCGTCTGGCCCTATCTTCAACCTAGTCTTGCAATACAACCTGGTCTTGCATCGGTTATGCTACGAGATCCTACTGTGTCTACTTGAAGTAGTTTGAATATACAGATAGGGGCACTGTCCTTTAAATATGAGTATAATATCTGAAAATtactaaagaaaatataataaaatgaggTTCACTTATTTCCTTATGTGAATGATTATTACTTGCCACAAGAATTTTGCTAATGAAATTTCTGACTATTTGATAGTCCATTATAAACTAAACCAAGTTTGTTGGTGGGCATAAGAATCTTATGGTTTTGTACAAATAATAGTGTTTCACTATGTAATATTTAGTCATGTATAATTTTGTATGTATTGGAATGTGTAACACAAACAATGGCATGTACTGATATGGTCTAATATATAAGGATTC is a genomic window of Quercus lobata isolate SW786 chromosome 2, ValleyOak3.0 Primary Assembly, whole genome shotgun sequence containing:
- the LOC115976003 gene encoding cyclin-C1-2-like is translated as MAANFWTSSHYKQLLDQEDVDVVHPLDKEKGITLEDFKLIKLHMANYIWKLAQNVKVRQRVVATAVTYMRRVYTRKSMTEYDPRLVAPTCLYLASKAEESTVQARLLVFYLKKLYADEKYRYDRYEIKDILEMEMKILEALNYYLVVFHPYRALSQLLQDANLNDISMTQLTWGLLNDTYKMDLILVHAPHLIALACIYIASVLREKDTTAWFEELRVDMNVVKNISMEILDFYENHRMITDDRIIAAFSKLNLKQ